The Nocardioides zeae genome includes the window AGCCGCCGCAGCGCGGGCACCGCTCGCGGCGCGCCGCGGGGCACGACGACGGGGACGTGCGCACCGAAGCGTCGCAGCGACGGTACGTGCAGGTGGTCGTGGTGGAGGTGGGAGACGAGCACGAGGTCGGCGACGGCAGCGGCCGGCGGCGGGGTGGGGGACGCACGGCGCAGGTGGAGCAGGCGCCGGCCCAGCAGGGGGTCGGTCGCCACGCGGGCTCCACCCAGCTCGACGGTCGTGCTCGCGTGGCCCCACCACGTGACGGCGAGGTGGGTCATGCGACGGGTTCCGCGGCGGGCACCGGGTCGGCGGCGCGGAGCCCGTGCTGCACGAGCCGGTCCACGAGGAGGTGGTGCACGTCGATGCCGCGCAGCAGCCGGTCGGGCACGGCCCAACCGTCGGGGTGGACGAGGAGCGCCTCGGTCTGCCACCCGCCGAGGCCGCCGTGCGAGCCCACCAGCTCCTCGAACGCCGTCACCTCGCCGAGCACGGGGTCGTAGGCGCCCAGCACCACGACGTCGCCGACGTGGTCGCAGCGGTCGAGGTGGCGCAGGTCGTCGGCGGCGAGGGACCCGTACGGCGCGAGCGGGTCCTCGCCGTCACCGTCGACCACCTCGTGGGGGCCGAGGGCGCGCCAGCCGGTCGCACCCTCGACGACGAGGACGCCGTCCGTGCGGCGGGTCAGGACGAGCCCGACGCCGTCGAGGGACCGGAGGCCCGGGAGCAGGGTCGGCAGCAGGCGCTCGACGTCCTCGCGGGCGAGCCGGCCGGGGTGCTCGGGCAGGTAGAGGTGGGCGAGGCTGCCGGACGCGGCGACCCGGACGCTGGTCCGGGCGGCCGCGGGGAGGCCGGTCGCGGTGTCGCCCGCGATGGCCGCCGGGTCGACGTGCTCGGACCGGTCGGCCACGATCCGGCTCAGGGTCGGGCGCAGCAGCCCGGGCGCGCGGGTGCCCGTGGAGTGGAGCAGGTGGGCGGGTCCGACGGTCTCGGCCGACCCGGCGGCGCCGTCGACGGCGCCGGACGTGAGGTCGCTGACCGCCTCGGCGAGGGTGCGGCCCGTGCGCTGCAGGAAGGTGGTGCCCTGCGTCTGGCCGTGGTCGGAGACGACGACGAGCTCGTAGTCACGCCCCACCTCGCGGCCGAGGTCGTGGAGGAAGCGCAGCACGCGGTCGAGGCCCTCGAGGGTGCGCATCGCCTCGGGGCGGGTCGGCCCCGCGTGGTGGGCGAGCTCGTCGTAGTCGAGCAGGTCGACGTAGACGACCGGCGCGCCGCGCGCCATCTGGTCGGCGACGACGGCGACGCTGAGGTCCTTGAGCAGCACGGTGGTGAGGCCGCGCAGCACGACGAAGGAGCCCCCGCGGTGGACCCGGGGGAGCACGCCGCGGCGCCGTTGGCGTCGACCCTGGAACCACTCGGCCAGCATCTGGCCGACGAACAGCACGAACGAGCGCACGAACCCCGACCGGGTGACGGCGAACTCCGCGGCCCCGCGCTCGGAGCCGGGCGGGCGGGCGCGGGCCATCGTGAGGGCCGGGAGGGCGGCGTCTCCGGAGAAGAGGTTGCCGACGCTGGCGCCGTCGTCCGCGAGCAGACCGCGGCCCGTGCTGCGCCGTCTGCGCCTCGGCCGCGTCCGCGGGGCGGCTGCAGACCAGCATCCGTCCCTGCTCCTTGTCGAACCACCGGAACGCCGGGATGGCCGTGTCGACGCCGTGGAGCAGCACGGCCTGGCCGGCGGGTGTCGTGGAGGGCGCGCCGGTGTGCCAGCTCCGCAGGCGGTGGCTGCCCGACCGCAGCAGGCTGCTGAGGAAGGGGATCGCCCCCGCCGCCGCGGCCTGGCGCACCAGGGGCTCGGCCACGCCGTCGAGCTGCACGACGAGGAGCCCGGGTCCGCTGACGTCGGTGCGCCGGGCGGTGCGGACGGAGCTGCCCATGACCTGGGCGAGGAAGACCTCGCTCGAGCTGGCGTCGACCACCCAGTCCAGCAGGGCGGCCACGACCGCGAGGCCCCAGGCGATGAGCACGACGTCGAGGAAGTCGATCGGCTCGATGGCCGGCACGAGCGACAGCGCGACCGCGAGGATGAGCGCCTGGGCCAGGAAGCCGGACAGCAGCAGCCCCACGACCCCGGTGAGCACCGTGAGCCGCGTGAGCAGGGGGCGCATCAGGGCGCCGACGAGGAGCACGGTGCCGACCAGCAGCGCCACCGTGACGCTGCCGTTCTCGGGCACCTGCTCGCCCGGCACGAGCTGCAGCGTGACGGCCATGGCGACGAACGACAGGACGAAGGACCGCAGCACCCCGACGAGCCAGACCAGGGGTCGCGCCGTCCGCACGCCGCGTGCCGCGAGGACGGCACGTCGCCCGAACGCGGTCCGTTGCTGCACGTGGTCAGCGTAGGGCGCCCTCGGTGGGACAGCGCGGGGTCATCCCACCGACAGCTCGAACCGGCAGCCGCCGTCCGTGGTCGCGGTGGCCGCCTCGACGACCTCGCCCCGCTCGACCTCCCACTCGTCCTGCGTGTCGCGGAGGCGGATGCCGCCCGTGTCGTTCGTCGGTGCCAGGTCCTCGGAGCTGCGGAGCACCGCGTGGTCGCCGCCGACGTCGACGACGGTGAGCGTCACCCCGCAGCCGACGTCGGCCTCCTCGCCCTCGGCGGGGAGCAGCGTCCACGTCGTCGCCGTGGGGTCGTGGTCCGGGTCCCACCCGTTCCAGGGCGTGGAGACGATCCGCACCTCGCTGACGTCGGGTTCGCTCGCGCATCCCGCGAGGGCCAGCAGGGCGACCGGGAGGGACAGGAGGGCGGCGATGGAGGGGCGCATGGAGGTACGACGCGCGCCGGCCTCCGGCGGTTCCCGGGGCGGGCGGGTGAGGTGCGGCCGCGGCTCAGAAGCCGCGGAAGACGCCGTCCGGGTCGGCGCTGTCGGCGTACTCGAAGAAGCCCATGTTGGCGATGGCGAGGTTGGCCTCGACCTCGGCGACCACGTCGACGGTGCTGCGGAAGCTGCGGGGGAGGTCCGGCTCGCCCTCCGCCGCAGGCCCGAGGTCGACCCAGAGCACGGTGACCTCTCCGCCGGCGGCGGCCTCGCGCATCGATCGTCCGTCGGCCAGCAGGAGGTAGCCGTAGGTCGGGGGCAGGTCCGCGATCGCGGCCTCGGCAGTCAGGCCCGCCCAGGCCGGGTCGTCGGAGGTCAGGATGGCCGGCTGGTAGAGCTCGGGCGGCTCGCCGCACGGACCCGGCTCGCCGTCGCCGAAGTCGGTGCCGGCGAGCACCAGCTCCGTGACGCGCGTCCAGGCGGCGTCGTCGGTGCGGTCGGCGCGGACCAGCACTGCGGTCGTCCCGTCGGCGGCGAGGGCCTCGTCGAGTGGTGTCCCGATGGGGAGGGTCATGTCGAGCTCCTCGGTGTCCTCGACCTCCTCGGCCCCGTCGGGGCCCGGCGGGTCGCAGAGGTCGCTGTCGTCGAGGGGCGGGACGTCCCCGCCCTCCTGCCACGCCTCGCGCACGAGCTCGTCGATCTCCGCCTGCGTCAGGTCGTCGCCGCCGTCGCCCACCCACCCCTCGAGGGAGGTCTCCGACTCGGCACCGGCACGCACCGGGTCGGCGTCGCCCGGCCCGCCGACGTCCCCGCACCCGGCGAGGACCAGCACGGCCGGCAGCAGCGCGGCCACCACGAGGCCACGGGCAGGAGGGCGGGTCACGGCACCATGGTGGCCGCGACGGCCGCCGTTGTCCCGCGAACGCCTCACGCCCGCAGCGACCGCACGAGCGCGACGACGTCGTTGGCGACGCCCCGCACGACGGGCAACCGCGTCAGCCGGCACAGTCGGTCGACGAGCGGCACGACGCCGTGCACGAGGGCCCGGGTGCGCGCCTGGCCCTCGGACGCGTCGTACACCCAGAAGAGCACGACGCCCATCTGGAGCAGCCACAGCAGCTCCGGCATCTCCTCGCGGAGGGCGGGGGCTAGGCGGAGGTCCGAGCCGGCGAGCACCTGACGGTGGATGTCGACCGACGTCGCACGCGCGGCCGCCGACTCGGGGGAGAAGGGCGAGAGGGGGCTGCGCGGGTCCGCCGCGTTCCGGAAGAAGGTGGCGGCGAAGTCGCGGTAGGGCTCCGCGAGGTCGATCCACCCCTCCAGCACGCCCGTGAGCCGCTCGGCGAACCCGGTCTCGGTGGCCAGCACGTCGCCCACCAGGTCGTGGTGCGCACCCGAGAGCTGGTCGTAGAACCCCTGGACCAGGTGCTCCTTCGACGCGAAGTAGTAGTAGGCGCTGCCCAGGGACACCCCGGCGGCGTCGGCGACCGCGCGCATGGTGGTCGCGTCGTACCCGCCCTCGCGGAAGAGCCGCATCGCCGCCCCGACGATCGCGGCGCGGGTCGCCTCGGCCTTGGCGGAGCGGGGAGCAGGCGTCGGCACAGCCGCCAGGGTAGTCACCTCCTCCCGTCGACGCTGTCGGCGCCGTCGGCGGCTGTCGGTACGGCGCGTTCCCTCAGCTGCCGGGAGCGGGGTGGGCGCCGGGGTAGGGCCCGAACGCGCCGGGCACGACGCGGCTGGGCGGGACGGGCGGCATGGTGGCCTGCTCGAAGCGGTGCCGGCGGCGGATCGAGTTGAAGACCAGCACGTTGGTGAAGTGCACGGCGCCCAGCACGAGCAGCACCACGCCGAGCTTGACGCTCAGGCTCTCGAGCATCGCGCTCGCGTCGGGTACGGGGTCGCCGACGCGGAGGAAGAGCAGCACGAAGCCGACGTTGAGCAGGTAGAAGCCCACCACCAGCAGACGGTTCACGGCCCCGGCGAGGTCGTGCCGACCCTCGAAGACGTCGGCCAGGAAGATCGTGCCGTTGGTCGAGAGGACGTGGGCGACCCACATCGTGAGCGGCACGGCGACGGCGAGGTAGCCGACGTAGGTGGCGACGGTCCAGTCCATGGTTCCTCCGGTTTGAACGTGTTCAAAAATGCGGACGGCTCGATCGTGCGGCAGTTTTGAACGTGTTCAAAGAGGGGGTCCCGGGCCGTAGTCCCTGACGTTCCGGCCCCGACACGCCGCGGAACGTGCGCGCCACGGTGCGGAACGTCAGGGACTACCCGGAGGGCTACCCGGAGGGGGTGGCCGGCGAGGCGGCCACGGCGGCCACGGCGGCCACGGCGGCCTCGCGCTCGGCGAGCTCGACCCGACGGCGTCGGGTGCCGCCGAGCGCGGCGACGTTGGCCAGGTGCAGGAGGCCGAGCACGAGCAGCACCACGCCGAGCTTCACGCTCAGCACCTCGACGGCGCCGGTGGCGTCCCGCACCGGGCCACCGGCCCGCAGCAGGAGGAGCACGAAGCCGGTGTTGACGAGGCCGAAGCCGAGGAGCAGGAGGTGGTTCACCGAGCGCGCCAGGCCCTCCCGGTGCTCGAACGCGTCGGCGAGGAACGCCGTGCCGTGCCGGGCGAGCGACCGGGCGACGAGGAAGGTCAGCGGGAGGGTGACGAGCAGGTAGAGGAGGTGGGTCGCGAGCGTCCAGTCCACGTCCGGCCTCAGCTCGGGAGCTCGTCCTCGTCGACGACGTGCACCGCCGCCTCCTCCGCCCCGGCGGCCGCCCCGTCGATCCCGACGTCCTCGGCGACGAGGTCCTTCTCGGTGTCGGTGCGGACGCCCTCGTCGGGTGCGACCAGTCGTCCCGACCGCTCGTCGCCGACCTCGCGCTCCTTCACGAGGTCGTCGAGCCGCCCCTCCGCGGCCTCGCGCTCGGCCTCGGCGTAGGGGTCGGGCTCGGGCTCCTCCTGCGCGACGCGCTGCTCGAGCGACTCGCCGAGGCTCTCCTCGAGCGGGGTGTTGCCGAAGCGCTGCCCGGCCGACCACTTCTCGGGCGGCGAGTAGCCCTCGTCCAACGGCTCGACCAGCCCGCGGTCGTCGTCGACGAGGCTGTCCCCGGTGCTCTGCGGCTGGTCCTCGTCGTCCACCGAGTAGTCGTGGTAGGTCTCGCCGTCGGTCTCGCTCATGCTGGTCCTTCCGTCCGGGGGTGTCCGCTCGTCCGGTACCCGCCCGGCCCCGCATGCAACGACGCCGCCCGGTCCACCCCGAGGGGCGGCACGGACGGCGTCGTCGGAGCCGGGAGGCGTCAGGCCTTCTTGGTCTCCCAGAAGATCTCGGCGATCTCGTCGATCTTGGCGAGGAGCTGGTCGGCGACCTCGGCGTCGAGGCTGCCCTTGGTGCCGGCCGCGCCCGCGAGCTTCGTGGCCTCGTTCACGAGGGTGTGGAGCTGGGGGTACTTCTCGAAGTGCGGGGGCTTGAAGTAGTCCGTCCACAGCACCCAGAGGTGGTGCTTGACGAGCTCGGAGCGCTGCTCCTTGATGAGCACGGCGCGGGTGCGGAAGTCGGGGTCGTCGGAGTCGGCGACCTTGGCGATGACGGCCTT containing:
- a CDS encoding alkaline phosphatase family protein, whose translation is MARARPPGSERGAAEFAVTRSGFVRSFVLFVGQMLAEWFQGRRQRRRGVLPRVHRGGSFVVLRGLTTVLLKDLSVAVVADQMARGAPVVYVDLLDYDELAHHAGPTRPEAMRTLEGLDRVLRFLHDLGREVGRDYELVVVSDHGQTQGTTFLQRTGRTLAEAVSDLTSGAVDGAAGSAETVGPAHLLHSTGTRAPGLLRPTLSRIVADRSEHVDPAAIAGDTATGLPAAARTSVRVAASGSLAHLYLPEHPGRLAREDVERLLPTLLPGLRSLDGVGLVLTRRTDGVLVVEGATGWRALGPHEVVDGDGEDPLAPYGSLAADDLRHLDRCDHVGDVVVLGAYDPVLGEVTAFEELVGSHGGLGGWQTEALLVHPDGWAVPDRLLRGIDVHHLLVDRLVQHGLRAADPVPAAEPVA
- a CDS encoding DUF6924 domain-containing protein; the encoded protein is MTRPPARGLVVAALLPAVLVLAGCGDVGGPGDADPVRAGAESETSLEGWVGDGGDDLTQAEIDELVREAWQEGGDVPPLDDSDLCDPPGPDGAEEVEDTEELDMTLPIGTPLDEALAADGTTAVLVRADRTDDAAWTRVTELVLAGTDFGDGEPGPCGEPPELYQPAILTSDDPAWAGLTAEAAIADLPPTYGYLLLADGRSMREAAAGGEVTVLWVDLGPAAEGEPDLPRSFRSTVDVVAEVEANLAIANMGFFEYADSADPDGVFRGF
- a CDS encoding TetR family transcriptional regulator, with protein sequence MPTPAPRSAKAEATRAAIVGAAMRLFREGGYDATTMRAVADAAGVSLGSAYYYFASKEHLVQGFYDQLSGAHHDLVGDVLATETGFAERLTGVLEGWIDLAEPYRDFAATFFRNAADPRSPLSPFSPESAAARATSVDIHRQVLAGSDLRLAPALREEMPELLWLLQMGVVLFWVYDASEGQARTRALVHGVVPLVDRLCRLTRLPVVRGVANDVVALVRSLRA
- a CDS encoding DUF5709 domain-containing protein produces the protein MSETDGETYHDYSVDDEDQPQSTGDSLVDDDRGLVEPLDEGYSPPEKWSAGQRFGNTPLEESLGESLEQRVAQEEPEPDPYAEAEREAAEGRLDDLVKEREVGDERSGRLVAPDEGVRTDTEKDLVAEDVGIDGAAAGAEEAAVHVVDEDELPS
- the sodN gene encoding superoxide dismutase, Ni → MRLFAPTVDVEAHCDLPCGVYDPAQARIEAESIKAVIAKVADSDDPDFRTRAVLIKEQRSELVKHHLWVLWTDYFKPPHFEKYPQLHTLVNEATKLAGAAGTKGSLDAEVADQLLAKIDEIAEIFWETKKA